The Arvicanthis niloticus isolate mArvNil1 chromosome 21, mArvNil1.pat.X, whole genome shotgun sequence genome includes the window ttttttaatttttttctatcacaGAGATAAGTAGAATGGCATTCAACCCAGATGAATACAGGACTGTTGTTGAAACCTTTGAGACCACACCCTATGAATATGAGTGGGCACCGCCCTGTGAAAAAGTTAGCATCAAAGAGCTGGGGTCATGGCTCCTGCCTCCACTGTACTCCCTGGTGTTCATCATCGGCATCCTGGGCAACATAATGGTTGTGTTGATCCTCATAAAGTACAGGAAGCTACAAACTATGACTAATATCTACCTGCTCAACTTGGCAATTTCtgatcttctctttctcttcactgTCCCATTCTGGATTCACTATGTTCTGTGGAATGAGTGGGGTTTCGGCCACTACATGTGTAAAATTCTCTCTGGGTTTTATTACCTGGCTTTGTACAGCGAGATCTTTTTCATCATTCTGCTGACAATTGACAGGTACCTGGCTATTGTCCATGCTGTGTTTGCCCTTCGAGCCCGAACTGTGACTTTTGCTACTATCACCAGCATCATCACCTGGGGCCTGGCAGGACTGGCAGCATTGCCTGAATTTATCTTccatgagttccaagacaacttTGGAGAGCTTTCCTGCAGTCCTCGATACCCAGAGGGCGAAGAAGACAGCTGGAAGCGTTTCCATGCTCTAAGAATGAATATCTTTGGTctagcccttcctctcctca containing:
- the LOC117693647 gene encoding putative C-C chemokine receptor type 3; protein product: MAFNPDEYRTVVETFETTPYEYEWAPPCEKVSIKELGSWLLPPLYSLVFIIGILGNIMVVLILIKYRKLQTMTNIYLLNLAISDLLFLFTVPFWIHYVLWNEWGFGHYMCKILSGFYYLALYSEIFFIILLTIDRYLAIVHAVFALRARTVTFATITSIITWGLAGLAALPEFIFHEFQDNFGELSCSPRYPEGEEDSWKRFHALRMNIFGLALPLLIMVICYSGIIKTLLRCPNKKKYKAIRLIFVVMMVFFIFWTPYNLVLLFSAFHSTFLETSCQQSKHLDLAMQVTEVITHTHCCINPVIYAFVGERFRKHLGLFFHRHVAIYLGKYIPFLPGEKMDRTSSVSPSTGEQEISVVF